The genome window ACATAAAGCATTGTATCTATCAGCATTTGATAGTGAGAAAAtgcgagaaaaaaaataagattttaaaaagctgtacataaaaattaaaagctaaaagctaaagctAAAGCTAATGCCAAATAGGTTCTAACATGATCATTTTTTTAACCAATATAAAGCTGCAACTTTGTAAAATTACACATATAAGCAGCCAGGCAGGGATTTAAAGACCAAAAGACTACTGgctagaattttaaaaaaattccgTCCTTGGCACATTCTTGAATCCATTAGTTCATGTTAGGGTATGCTTATATAATGTGAGATCAGAGTTGAGATACTGCATGCACTAGCAAGCTTGATGGCCCCATTTCTAGGtctaaattataaaacttaACCAGTAAAAAGGGGTCTATCGTTGTGCCTATAGTCAAAGTAGATCTAAAAGTCCCACTTGAATACTTGATCCATTTTATGCTTAGTACATCTATAGAAAGTTCAATAAGTTGATTAGGGCCTCTCACCACACTCCAAATTCCAACCGAGTTGAGCAGCAATTTTAGTTGAAAACCAATCTTGGATAATATTTTCAAGGCAAGACAAAGAAAAGTCACCAACTGAAGACAACATCTGCTTTGGACATAATTCCGATAGGGTGACACAATCATTAAGTAGAGGTGGTACAAAAGTAATACATAATAAACTGTTCAAAGAAGCCTACAAGTAGCTAACCTTTGAGTGTCCCAAAGATAGTCAATATACGGAACCATGGATAATGCCAGTGGATACAAAAAGGCTACAAAAGTTGGCCGCTTAATGGAGTTAAGCAATCAGCACACCTATTGGcttccctatatatatatgcttcACATTAACATGTCAATCCCTAGCTAGTAATGCCCTGCAATCAACAACCAAAGTGTCATAACAAGGCAGGATTTGTGAATGATTATTTAGCAAACTATATACCTAAAGAGAGTTTATTGCAAGAAATATATTGGTAAAATCATGTTCCAAGCTGGAATTAAGCCATCCCTAACAGCCTATAATTATGCAGTAACGCCAGTGGAATGTACTATATTTATGAAAATGACTACTATCCAATGGCCAAAATGATCTCTAATTAATGCCTCCTGTATTTGAAGGGCTTGGGTTTCCTTTCAAGCTACCATCTCTATTCAATTTAGTGCTTGTTAATGGGAGAAGGAGTCCAAAAATTGATTTTAGTGTGAAGAGAATTATATTCCATGCACAATAATAGAACTCTTAAGGCATTTTGAATGATAGTCTGTGTTATTTGTGAAGTGGCATATAAGTTCATACTAAAATgacaccaataaaaaaatggcttacaaggaaaacaaaatgatTAAGTCTGCAGGTTGTAATTGATGCCAAGGCAATTGTGTCCATTAGCATTGCCTTAAAAAATGTAAGGTAAATTCAAGAGAATCACATCTGGGGCAGCATTGTAAATGAGGTAGGAGTGACGAACAATTATGAGCACATTTACCTCATTCAAAAGAATATAACACATTCAACCAACAACCAGGCatcaaaaagttttgaaaactgagattttcttctttattttactaataatttttcatataaaaaagaagggGATGACTCAAGTACACAAGCCACCATagaattataatttaaatatatatatatatatattttgatagttgGGTCTAGGGGAATTTGAACCTTGGatatattcattaaaaatatcaagaaatgctaaccaattgagctacaagatTCTTGGCATAGAATTATAAATTACAGTGTAAGAAATTCAAAAAGGGAAAATTTGCAGGGAAGCTAAACATCTTTTAATGATAAGCAAAAAAGTAACCAACTACTAAAAATAATTACAGCACTTGTTTGTCAAGAACTTACCTTTTCATGCTTGCTTAAATCTTACCCCAATTTTAAAAGACAGTAAACCCATGTGAGAGACTGCAGAATGCCGATGTCAATGACCATAGAAAAGAGATTCAAACTGAGGAACTAAAGATTCCTCTACTCCATCTTCCACATTCAGTAGAACAAGACTCTCCATATAAgtatcaaaataaaatgactCAGGTTGGGCATGGATGTGAGGATTCAAAGTCCTTTGGCTATTGGGATCATAAATACGCAATTTCCCAGACTTAGTTACTAGAACTTCACCATTCATTGTAAAGCCTAGCACATTCCCAAAATTGATATTAAATAGTTTAGTCCAAGTTTCAGCTACTCCATACTCTTTCATCACCCACACTGAGCAAAACCCGCCAAAAGCTTGATCCCTATATGGGACAAGCGCAAGCAACCCATCAAGCACCGCAACCTTCATATTGAATCTATGCACTTCTTCCAAACTCTTAGGCACGGCCATTTCATGAAAATCCTCATTCCCTATATCGAATGACAAGATCACATTGTGAGACGCACTATTAGCATTATGGAAATCGCCATTGTGCTCTCGAGTGTGCCCGAACCAGTGGACCGACCCATTCAAAAACACTGAAAAGCTCTGGTCTGCAATATTCTGACAACTATGGCCGGTAATAGTGCGCCAAGCACCGGTCCTAAGCGTATAAATCTGAAAGTCAGGCacaggaaaatatttttttccgtCCGaatattgatcaaacaaatcATAAAGATACACAAGTCTCACTAATTTGTAATCATCAGTAATGGGGTCATAGCCGAA of Quercus lobata isolate SW786 chromosome 8, ValleyOak3.0 Primary Assembly, whole genome shotgun sequence contains these proteins:
- the LOC115957426 gene encoding F-box/kelch-repeat protein At3g06240-like isoform X2; translation: MSDYFPAEIIVEIFSRLPVKSLIRFRTGAWRTITGHSCQNIADQSFSVFLNGSVHWFGHTREHNGDFHNANSASHNVILSFDIGNEDFHEMAVPKSLEEVHRFNMKVAVLDGLLALVPYRDQAFGGFCSVWVMKEYGVAETWTKLFNINFGNVLGFTMNGEVLVTKSGKLRIYDPNSQRTLNPHIHAQPESFYFDTYMESLVLLNVEDGVEESLVPQFESLFYGH
- the LOC115957426 gene encoding F-box/kelch-repeat protein At3g06240-like isoform X1, yielding MSDYFPAEIIVEIFSRLPVKSLIRFRCVSKTWCSLISSHDFIKMHLNRSLSSTKNPPYLIFRHYDDKMEKEWFTLLSSNDPFPHNHFSKHLDCKWVFREHNRRVLEKQMEKKGFFAYPSDFKELHFPYRSFMKQNLYIVGSSNGLVCLLNDTPDDQTDLVALLWNPSIRKSIFLPCPGVKFHPSLHPMQYIGFGYDPITDDYKLVRLVYLYDLFDQYSDGKKYFPVPDFQIYTLRTGAWRTITGHSCQNIADQSFSVFLNGSVHWFGHTREHNGDFHNANSASHNVILSFDIGNEDFHEMAVPKSLEEVHRFNMKVAVLDGLLALVPYRDQAFGGFCSVWVMKEYGVAETWTKLFNINFGNVLGFTMNGEVLVTKSGKLRIYDPNSQRTLNPHIHAQPESFYFDTYMESLVLLNVEDGVEESLVPQFESLFYGH